A region from the Aegilops tauschii subsp. strangulata cultivar AL8/78 chromosome 5, Aet v6.0, whole genome shotgun sequence genome encodes:
- the LOC109744807 gene encoding BTB/POZ domain-containing protein At2g46260-like → MDTVEDSATAAGAAAEMGLDYSQGGVLPSFDFAFDSANFSDQKLRIEIVARDHAPGSGGHVGGGSTADQARRRKEKGDYSSSMMVGTPVLREKTIHINSAILASRSPFFLKLFSNGMKESDQTHPTIKSFLSKGLLASRSPFFLKLFSNGMKESDQTHPTIRIADSEENALMELLRYMYSGKLTTTEPSLLLDILMAADKFEVLSCMGHCSQLLTSLPMTTESALLYLDHPCSTSLSAEVEGVISAAKEFLANKYNDFAKFQHELMNFPLAGIEAILSSTDLQVIREDCIYAFMLTWARERYPELEERREILSSRLLPLVRFSHMTCTKLQGILACSDDDIDHEKVTKRIAEVLLQKAYPKQMEGALAADATTCWQFTEREYKYKPVKLVAFDRPCPQVIAYLDLTREDCSRLFRSGHAWSHDFRLAGWKGSIYLSPVCTMNEQSKLSTFGLQLIGFGSTDLTLDIEFAARTRSSGKFVSKYSCKHTFTSAWLKKCDDLFGVPWSTFIADDNLFIDGVLHLRADLVAVQQTDQLQA, encoded by the exons ATGGACACCGTTGAAGATTCAGCAACGGCGGCGGGTGCGGCAGCGGAGATGGGGCTGGACTACTCGCAAGGCGGCGTGCTGCCCAGCTTTGACTTCGCGTTCGATTCGGCCAACTTCTCCGATCAGAAGCTGCGTATAGAGATCGTCGCCCGTGACCACGCGCCGGGTTCCGGCGGACACGTCGGCGGAGGATCCACTGCCGACCAGGCGCGCCGCCGCAAGGAGAAAG GTGATTACTCTTCCTCGATGATGGTGGGTACACCAGTTTTACGAGAAAAAACCATTCATATCAATTCAGCAATTCTTGCTTCAAGAAGTCCTTTCTTTCTGAAG CTTTTCTCAAATGGCATGAAAGAATCTGATCAGACGCACCCAACAATTAAGTCCTTTCTTTCTAAAGGACTTCTTGCTTCAAGAAGTCCTTTCTTTCTAAAG CTTTTCTCAAATGGCATGAAAGAATCTGATCAGACGCACCCAACAATTAGGATTGCTGATTCAG AGGAAAATGCCCTTATGGAGCTTTTAAGATATATGTACAGCGGAAAGTTGACAACAACGGAGCCCAGTCTATTGCTCGACATCTTGATGGCTGCAGACAAATTTGAGGTTCTCTCTTGCATGGGGCATTGCAGTCAGCTGCTCACAAGCTTGCCTATGACCACAGAATCTGCACTGCTTTACCTAGACCACCCTTGCTCGACTTCATTATCGGCTGAGGTCGAGGGTGTGATCAGCGCAGCCAAGGAATTCCTTGCCAACAAATACAATGATTTTGCTAA GTTCCAGCATGAACTGATGAACTTCCCTCTTGCTGGGATTGAAGCCATCTTGTCAAGTACTGACCTACAAGTAATACGGGAAGATTGCATATATGCCTTTATGCTCACATGGGCCCGTGAACGATACCCAGAATTGGAGGAAAGACGCGAGATCTTGAGTTCTCGTTTACTGCCACTGGTACGCTTCAGTCATATGACATGTACAAAACTTCAGGGGATCCTAGCATGCAGTGATGATGATATAGACCATGAGAAAGTAACTAAACGTATTGCCGAGGTACTTCTACAAAAAGCTTACCCAAAACAGATGGAAGGTGCTCTTGCAGCAGACGCAACAACCTGTTGGCAATTTACTGAGCGAGAGTACAAGTACAAACCTGTGAAATTGGTTGCTTTTGATCGACCCTGCCCACAGGTTATTGCTTACCTGGATCTAACACGCGAGGACTGCTCCCGACTCTTCCGGTCTGGACATGCATGGTCACACGACTTCCGGCTTGCAGGGTGGAAGGGGAGCATTTATCTCAGCCCAGTCTGTACAATGAATGAGCAGAGTAAGTTGTCCACCTTTGGTCTCCAGTTAATTGGATTCGGTTCCACAGATTTGACACTAGATATTGAGTTTGCTGCAAGGACAAGATCGTCCGGAAAATTTGTGAGCAAGTACAGTTGTAAGCACACCTTCACCAGTGCTTGGTTGAAAAAATGCGATGATCTttttggcgttccatggtcgacATTCATTGCCGATGACAACCTCTTCATCGACGGTGTGCTGCATCTGAGAGCTGATTTGGTGGCGGTCCAGCAGACGGATCAGTTACAGGCCTGA